A genome region from Glycine max cultivar Williams 82 chromosome 5, Glycine_max_v4.0, whole genome shotgun sequence includes the following:
- the LOC100818416 gene encoding probable inositol transporter 2, whose translation MEGGGVEVDASAFRECLSLSWKNPYVLRLAFSAGIGGLLFGYDTGVISGAILYIRDDFKAVDRKTWLQEAIVSMALAGAIVGAAVGGWINDRFGRRKAILLADTLFFIGSAVMAAATNPSILIVGRVFVGLGVGMASMASPLYISEASPTRVRGALVSLNGFLITGGQFLSYLINLAFTKAPGTWRWMLGAAVVPALIQIVLMMMLPESPRWLFRKGREEEGKEILRKIYPPQEVEAEINTLRESVEIEIKEAEATDNISIVKMLKTKTVRRGLYAGMGLQIFQQFVGINTVMYYSPTIVQLAGFASNRTALLLSLVTSGLNAFGSILSIYFIDRTGRKKLVLFSLCGVVFSLVVLTVVFHQSTTHSPMVSALETSHFNNTCPDYHSAANPGGWDCMKCLKASPNCGFCASGANKLLPGACLISNDTTKDQCHEEDRLWYTVGCPSKFGWLAIVGLALYIIFFSPGMGTVPWVVNSEIYPLRYRGICGGMASTSNWVSNLIVAQSFLSLTQAIGTSWTFMIFIFITIAAIIFVIIFVPETKGLPMEEVEKMLEGRDLNFKFWQRSSHCGEEVPPQKTQSN comes from the exons ATGGAAGGAGGAGGAGTAGAAGTTGATGCCTCTGCTTTCAGAGAATGCTTGTCTCTGTCATGGAAAAATCCTTACGTTCTTCGCCTTGCTTTTTCTGCTGGAATTGGTGGCCTTCTCTTTGGCTATGACACTG GAGTCATATCTGGGGCTATTTTATATATCAGAGATGATTTCAAAGCAGTGGATAGGAAGACTTGGCTTCAG GAAGCCATAGTGAGTATGGCTCTTGCTGGAGCAATCGTAGGAGCTGCAGTTGGTGGGTGGATTAACGATCGATTTGGAAGGAGAAAAGCTATTCTTCTTGCAGACACACTCTTCTTTATTGGCTCTGCTGTCATGGCTGCCGCTACCAATCCATCTATTCTCATTGTTGGTCGAGTTTTCGTTGGCCTTGGTGTTGGAATGGCCTCAATGGCATCTCCCTTATACATCTCTGAAGCTTCTCCAACTAGAGTTCGAGGTGCTTTAGTTAGTCTCAATGGCTTTCTCATAACTGGAGGACAATTCCTCTCCTACCTCATCAACTTGGCCTTCACAAAA GCACCAGGAACATGGAGATGGATGTTAGGAGCAGCAGTAGTACCAGCCCTGATACAAATCGTATTAATGATGATGCTGCCAGAATCACCGCGTTGGCTGTTCCGAAAG ggaagagaagaagagggtaAAGAAATTCTAAGGAAGATTTATCCACCCCAGGAAGTTGAAGCAGAAATTAATACTTTGAGGGAATCAGTTGAAATAGAAATCAAGGAAGCAGAGGCCACAGATAACATCAGCATAGTCAAAATGCTGAAAACTAAAACTGTGAGAAGAGGTTTGTATGCAGGAATGGGCCTTCAAATTTTCCAACAGTTTGTGGGGATCAACACTGTGATGTACTACAGTCCTACCATAGTTCAGTTAGCTGGTTTTGCATCCAACCGAACAGCACTTCTTCTGTCACTAGTCACATCTGGTCTCAATGCATTTGGTTCTATTTTGAGTATATACTTCATAGACAGAACAGGGAGGAAAAAGCTTGTGTTGTTCAGTTTGTGTGGTGTTGTGTTCTCCCTTGTTGTTCTAACCGTTGTGTTCCATCAGAGTACAACTCACTCCCCAATGGTTAGTGCACTCGAAACCTCTCACTTCAATAACACTTGCCCGGATTACCATTCAGCTGCGAACCCTGGTGGATGGGATTGCATGAAGTGCCTGAAGGCTTCTCCAAATTGTGGCTTCTGTGCTTCTGGAGCCAATAAG CTCTTACCTGGGGCATGTTTGATCTCCAATGACACCACAAAAGATCAGTGCCATGAAGAAGATAGACTATGGTACACCGTGGGGTGTCCTAGTAAATTTGGATGGCTTGCAATAGTAGGGCTTGCACTCTACATCATATTCTTCTCACCTGGGATGGGAACTGTGCCATGGGTTGTCAACTCTGAGATTTATCCCCTAAGATATCGAGGAATATGTGGAGGAATGGCATCCACATCCAATTGGGTCTCAAATCTTATTGTTGCTCAGTCCTTCCTATCATTGACACAAGCTATTGGGACCTCATGGacatttatgatatttatattcATCACCATAGCTGCCATTatctttgttattattttcgTGCCCGAAACCAAAGGACTTCCAATGGAAGAAGTGGAGAAGATGTTGGAAGGAAGAGATCTCAACTTCAAGTTTTGGCAGAGAAGTTCTCACTGTGGAGAAGAAGTACCACcacaaaagactcaatcaaATTAA